In Phycodurus eques isolate BA_2022a chromosome 10, UOR_Pequ_1.1, whole genome shotgun sequence, a genomic segment contains:
- the LOC133408512 gene encoding rootletin-like isoform X1, with the protein MSAAMSVAENQASEPNKLESVIQRLEESVLSEEKKLTVRGHSPDAPPTCLPARVREIVTKNLNENSTGAMSSVMSLQEENQVLQGELAKLEDLLAHSRADRDELAIKYSAISERLEQRLRFDSGDGDRDSPESRSLTQQNVDLRRRLDEEQAAYKRKLTAYQEGQQRQAQLVQKLQAKVLQYKKRCGDLEQMLQQKSAEFEKPRLSDSSETSNGRCPGESSSNLEDALIRLEEEQQRSSSLSAVNAMLREQLEQASLANEALSQDIRRLTTDWTKAREELEQKESDWRREEESFHSYFSSEHSRLLTLWRQVVGFRRHTCELKSATERDLSDMRNELAQASHSAQVSCTGLSATLQSREGGAVLALEREKALRVQLEKQLRERVSEMMNLQARTDAERSELNLRLSDSVREGERLKGKIEEKERELVLLSRRLEEQSSNDGSDMQMMRAHTETLLDTLRDIAQTVLTDAESFSEADQDNSAAPLLAFIHGSSPAAPPRRSSSPSKLTSPSAPPEATLSALRSAVTHKTLQLQDARGRLLSAQSSIQQLRKQLAEADSAKREADQRHQTLQRERDAAQRDKETSQREKDRFRQERDTLASEKMSLEKSMKATQSSNQTLQMEFEKLQLVLTSTQREKDHQREEKEAAIQERDRAKAEIQRIQKQWDQSESRASAQRGELSAVRETHQQAEVERQLLEKERAQLSEALTQAESSNAELSLLINKLQSEDAALGDSLAKMGNMNEALSQDKTDLNTYILQLEEEKALLQIQKREAELEKLTIRDELVRLEQDRMELDSARIALRQSLQDTELTRVGMEAELHSLRAERLKLQEKVTQLCAEVTSLGSELSLARGEGQRHEAASEEAGRGRAELARDKAALLVQLTASERENSALSEELSAYRSERESLETTLFEVQHQLAQLESRREQLVADNQNLRVRTDTATAELRRARSEAQSALDQAEKEKHAVTHSLNAAHLEAQQALRKATSEHHEEVEKLVTEKEDLRQSLTVAHDSTLRKLRQQVEEELHKAQREKEELQSDLRTLLHDRDQSLLQAETEKQQALSLKEAEKAALCDRVSSLQAELSALTLEAERKARAAAVFKEQEQARVGALTSELQELRSQLEDASALHERDLQSLRESLRDFQSRADGAVKELDNCRASLAVSEESRDELRRNATEAERRLNQAHDEAENYRREGTELRRSLSDISKERDTISQSNSQLRETLRGAETERISVKRQCEEKEQRLVVLQENLSSTQKEVTELRSCLREVERSRLEARRELQELRRQLKVLDGEKEQKGREVAELQTRLSLEEQREEERGKEVFALKHKLSEAEAARDSLKREFTLVQKQLAESESGWRLCERELTAQLQEARGCEKKLQDEAKNLTLRTQAAQDSASVYSLQLSEAQGRLAATEAELTRAEASRRDLEFRLSGLQSALTRTLGIAAGGRGVRGRSPGGSSASPSSMSRHHSISPLRSSLSPPKEFQTSTPDNTLGSRAVSPERGGTPLPLSQSELDTDTLRSGLKEFLLELREAHRERDDALCQLGAFQREVDELRGDRDSAQSRLAQLQKNLQEYQEGKRGLDERLTHAQLQLHQQEEAVRRGDRERRTLTDRVKELERGLQACEAEKKHTQEQLDKQRAAEVRLEAERRRLREALETSEARATRVEVGRRSLEGELQRLRLSLGDREAESQASHSRHDALLKQVAEGEGRVSLFQTEVERLSQSLLKAEENEALLREKNASLNQSLQELAAAHGSAQSRLTALQKALSMTEQEKQHLQERIDESRSSLSEARRNMAALNERMHSVQSELHQSELQREELEAEFTKTQEALRQRSAGLAEAQRGAHAAQTERAVVEERLRALQRAVAMLETEKKDAERQAVRLEKDKNALRNTLDKVERQKLKSEEGSMRLSAERNRLDRSLNTAEQELQEAQQQILMLQTQMADMEQSHSVCESLVRQRDETQQEAERLRASFRDLERTLGSRERTHRHRVKGLEEQVSTLKEQLQQEMKRRHPSLPSSFLSTTN; encoded by the exons ATGTCTGCTGCGATGAGTGTCGCGGAAAACCAGGCGAGCGAGCCCAACAAACTGGAGTCAGTGATACAG AGGCTGGAGGAGAGTGTTTTATCTGAGGAGAAGAAGCTCACTGTCCGGGGCCACTCGCCGGATGCCCCCCCTACATGTCTACCGGCAAGAGTTCGTGAGATTGTCACAAAGAACCTCAACGAAAACT CGACAGGGGCCATGTCGTCAGTCATGTCGCTCCAGGAGGAGAACCAGGTCCTGCAGGGAGAGCTGGCCAAACTGGAGGACCTCCTGGCACACAGCAGGGCGGACCGCGACGAGCTGGCTATCAAGTACAGTGCAATCAGCGAGAGG TTGGAGCAGAGGCTACGTTTCGATTCGGGAGACGGCGACCGTGATTCGCCAGAGTCTCGCAGCCTGACTCAGCAGAACGTGGATCTGCGCAGGCGGCTGGATGAAGAGCAGGCAGCCTACAAAAGAAAACTCACTGCGTATCAGGAGGGGCAGCAGAGGCAGGCGCAGCTCGTGCAGAAGTTGCAGGCTAAG GTGCTTCAGTACAAAAAGAGGTGTGGAGATCTGGAGCAGATGCTGCAGCAGAAGTCAGCAGAGTTTGAGAAACCCAGACTGAGT GATTCCAGTGAAACGTCAAATGGTCGCTGTCCGGGGGAATCCAGCAGTAACCTGGAGGATGCGTTAATCCGTCTGGAAGAAGAACAACAGCG AAGCAGCAGTCTTTCTGCGGTGAACGCCATGCtgagggagcagctggagcaggCCAGTTTAGCCAATGAGGCTCTCAGCCAGGACATCCGCAGGCTCACCACTGACTGGACCAAAGCCCGAGAAGAACTGGAACAAAAGGAGTCTGACTGGAGGAGAGAGGAAGAG TCTTTCCACAGTTACTTTAGCAGCGAGCACAGCCGCCTGCTGACTCTGTGGCGCCAAGTGGTCGGGTTCCGCAGGCATACATGTGAGCTGAAGAGTGCCACTGAAAG AGACTTGTCAGACATGCGTAACGAGCTGGCTCAGGCGTCCCACTCTGCTCAGGTGTCCTGCACGGGTCTTTCTGCAACTCTACAGTCCAGAGAGGGAGGAGCCGTGCTGGCACTGGAGCGCGAGAAGGCTCTCAGGGTCCAACTGGAGAAGCAACTGAGGGAACGAGTGTCCGAGATGATGAACCTTCAGGCCAGGACGGACGCAGAGAGAAGCGAGCTCAACCTTAG GTTGTCGGACTCGGTGCGCGAGGGGGAAAGACTGAAGGGCAAAATtgaggagaaagagagagaacttGTTCTTCTGTCCAGGAGGCTTGAG GAGCAGAGCAGCAATGACGGGAGTGACATGCAGATGATGAGAGCTCACACTGAGACGCTATTGGACACACTGCGAGACATCGCTCAG aCGGTGTTGACAGACGCGGAGTCGTTTTCGGAGGCAGATCAGGACAACTCTGCTGCACCTCTGCTGGCCTTTATCCACGGCTCCTCCCCTGCCGCTCCTCCTCGCAGGTCATCCTCCCCCTCAAAACTCACCTCGCCGTCTGCTCCACCAGAGGCGACCCTGTCGGCGCTACGCTCGGCAGTCACACACAAGACGCTGCAGCTGCAG GATGCTCGAGGGCGTTTGCTCTCTGCCCAGTCCTCTATACAGCAGTTACGAAAGCAGCTAGCTGAGGCTGATTCAGCCAAAAGAGAAGCGGATCAACGTCATCAAACGCTGCAGCGGGAGCGAGACGCTGCCCAGCGGGACAAAGAGACCTCGCAGCGAGAGAAGGACCGCTTCAGACAGGAGAGAGACACCCTGGCCAG TGAGAAAATGAGCTTGGAGAAGAGCATGAAGGCAACTCAGAGCAGCAATCAGACTCTGCAGATGGAGTTTGAGAAGCTGCAGCTGGTTCTGACATCCACGCAGCGGGAGAAAGACCACCAGAGGGAAGAGAAGGAGGCTGCCATCCAGGAGAGGGACCGGGCCAAGGCTGAGATTCAGAGGAT TCAGAAGCAGTGGGACCAGAGCGAAAGCCGAGCGTCTGCCCAACGTGGCGAGCTCTCTGCAGTGAGGGAGACTCACCAGCAGGCGGAAGTTGAGAGGCAGTTGCTAGAGAAGGAGAGAGCCCAACTTTCTGAAGCACTCACTCAG GCTGAGAGCAGCAATGCAGAACTCTCTCTACTGATCAATAAACTCCAGTCTGAGGATGCAGCGCTAGGGGACTCTTTGGCCAAAATGGGCAACATGAATGAGGCGCTGTCCCAAGATAAAACTGACCTTAACACCTACATCCTTCAG ctggaggaggagaaggccCTGCTGCAAATTCAGAAACGTGAGGCCGAGCTGGAGAAGCTGACCATCAGAGACGAGCTGGTCCGGTTGGAGCAGGACCGAATGGAGCTGGACTCCGCTCGCATCGCTCTGCGCCAGTCCCTGCAGGACACTGAGCTGACCCGTGTGGGGATGGAGGCTGAGCTCCACAGTCTCAGGGCCGAGAGACTTAAGCTGCAAGAGAAAGTCACACAG CTCTGTGCTGAGGTGACGTCCTTGGGTTCTGAGCTAAGCCTCGCCAGAGGAGAGGGCCAGCGGCACGAAGCGGCCTCGGAGGAGGCCGGCCGCGGCCGGGCAGAGCTGGCCAGAGACAAAGCAGCTCTTCTAGTTCAGCTGACGGCGTCCGAGAGAGAAAACAGCGCGCTGTCGGAAGAACTCTCCGCTTACAG GTCCGAGCGTGAGTCTCTCGAGACCACTCTGTTTGAGGTGCAGCATCAGCTTGCTCAGCTGGAGTCTCGCAGGGAGCAGCTCGTAGCAGACAACCAAAATCTTCGAGTGCGCACAGACACAGCAACAG CTGAGCTGCGGCGTGCTCGCTCTGAGGCACAGAGCGCACTGGACCAGGCTGAGAAGGAGAAACACGCTGTGACTCACAGCCTGAATGCGGCACATCTGGAGGCCCAGCAAGCTTTGCGCAAGGCCACCAGCGAACATCACGAAGAAGTGGAGAAACTTGTCACAGAAAAG GAAGACCTGCGACAAAGCCTCACGGTGGCTCATGACAGCACTCTGAGGAAGCTGAGGcagcaggtggaggaagagCTTCACAAAGCACAGCGAGAGAAAGAGGAGCTGCAGAGTGATCTGAGGACTCTCCTGCACGATCGGGATCAGAGTCTACTCCAGGCGGAAACTGAGAAACAACAG GCTCTGTCGCTAAAGGAGGCTGAGAAAGCGGCTCTGTGTGACCGAGTGTCCAGTCTGCAGGCCGAGCTGTCAGCCTTGACCCTGGAGGCCGAGCGTAAGGCCCGAGCAGCGGCCGTCTTCAAAGAGCAGGAACAG GCCAGAGTTGGTGCTCTCACCAGTGAGCTGCAGGAGCTTCGGTCACAGCTCGAGGACGCTTCCGCTCTTCACGAAAGGGACCTTCAAAGTCTGCGGGAGAGTCTGCGCGACTTTCAGTCACGTGCCGATGGTGCCGTCAAAGAG CTCGACAATTGCAGAGCTTCTCTCGCCGTCAGCGAGGAGAGTCGAGATGAGCTCCGGCGAAACGCCACGGAGGCAGAGCGTCGTCTCAACCAAGCGCATGACGAGGCGGAAAACTACAGAAGGGAAGGCACGGAACTGCGCCGCAGCCTGAGCGACATCTCCAAGGAGAGAGACACCATCAGCCAGTCTAACTCCCAGCTGAGGGAAACTCTACGAGGGGCTGAGACCGAGAGAATCAG TGTGAAGCGACAGTGCGAGGAGAAGGAGCAGAGACTGGTCGTGCTACAGGAGAATCTTTCATCCACTCAGAAGGAGGTGACGGAGCTGCGCAGCTGTCTTAGGGAAGTTGAACGGTCACGACTGGAGGCGCGACGGGAGCTGCAGGAGCTGCGCAGACAG CTGAAGGTCTTGGATGGAGAGAAGGAGCAGAAAGGTAGGGAGGTAGCAGAGCTGCAAACTCGCTTGTCCCTGGAAGAGCAGCGAGAGGAGGAAAGAGGCAAGGAGGTTTTTGCCCTCAAGCACAAGTTATCTGAAGCCGAAGCTGCTCGAGACTCCCTGAAGAGAGAG TTCACCCTAGTTCAGAAGCAGCTGGCCGAGTCCGAGTCCGGCTGGCGGCTTTGCGAGAGAGAACTGACCGCTCAGCTTCAGGAAGCCCGAGGCTGCGAGAAGAAGCTGCAGGACGAAGCCAAGAACCTGACTCTGCGCACGCAGGCGGCCCAGGACTCGGCCAGCGTGTACAGCCTGCAGCTGAGCGAGGCCCAGGGCCGCCTGGCCGCCACCGAGGCGGAGCTAACGCGGGCCGAGGCCTCCAGGAGGGACCTGGAGTTTCGTCTGAGCGGCCTACAGTCGGCGCTGACCAGAACGCTGGGAATCGCtgctggaggaagaggagtcAGAGGGAGGAGCCCTGGAGGCAGCTCTGCGTCACCCAGCTCCATGTCACGCCATCACAGCATCTCACCGCTGCGCTCCTCTCTCTCGCCACCTAAAG AATTTCAGACGAGCACCCCTGACAACACTCTGGGCTCTAGAGCCGTTTCTCCTGAAAGGGGGGGGACGCCTCTCCCACTCTCCCAGTCAGAGCTGGACACTGACACACTGCGAAGTGGTCTGAAGGAATTCCTCCTGGAGCTCCGTGAAGCGCACAGAGAGCGG GATGACGCTCTGTGTCAGTTGGGGGCCTTTCAGCGGGAGGTGGACGAGCTGAGGGGGGATCGAGACTCTGCTCAGAGTCGTCTCGCTCAGCTGCAAAAGAACCTACAAGAATACCAAGAAG GCAAGCGAGGCCTGGACGAGCGTCTGACGCATGCTCAGCTTCAGCTCCATCAACAGGAGGAGGCGGTGAGGAGAGGCGACAGAGAGAGGAGGACGCTCACCGACAGGGTGAAGGAGCTGGAGCGTGGACTGCAGGCCTGTGAGGCGGAGAAGAAACACACACag GAACAATTAGATAAGCAACGAGCTGCAGAGGTGCGTCTGGAGGCCGAGAGGAGGCGCCTGCGAGAGGCGCTGGAGACGTCCGAAGCGCGGGCCACCCGGGTTGAGGTGGGACGGCGGAGTCTGGAGGGCGAGCTGCAGAGACTCAGACTGAGCCTGGGAGACCGAGAGGCCGAGAGCCAGGCCTCCCATTCTCGCCATGACGCTCTGCTCAAACAG GTAGCAGAGGGAGAAGGCCGGGTGTCCCTGTTTCAGacggaagtggagcggctgagTCAGTCCCTGCTCAAAGCCGAGGAAAACGAAGCTCTGCTGCGAGAGAAGAACGCCTCCCTCAACCAGAGTCTGCAGGAGTTGGCGGCTGCTCACGGCAGCGCTCAGAGTCGCCTGACTGCTCTGCAGAAGGCTTTGAGTATGACCGAGCAGGAGAAACAACACCTCCAG GAGCGAATCGATGAATCTCGGTCATCGTTAAGCGAAGCCAGGCGGAACATGGCCGCCCTTAATGAGCGCATGCACAGCGTGCAGAGTGAGCTGCACCAGAGCGAGCTGCAACGAGAAGAACTGGAGGCTGAGTTCACCAAAACCCAGGAG GCTCTGCGTCAGCGTTCAGCCGGCCTTGCCGAAGCCCAGCGCGGCGCCCATGCGGCTCAGACGGAACGGGCCGTGGTGGAGGAGCGTCTGCGGGCTCTGCAGAGGGCCGTGGCCATGCTGGAAACGGAGAAGAAAGACGCCGAGAGGCAGGCAGTGAGGCTGGAGAAAGATAAAAATGCCCTGAGGAATACGCTTGATAAG GTCGAGCGCCAGAAGCTGAAGAGCGAAGAGGGCAGCATGCGTCTTTCGGCCGAGAGAAACCGCTTGGATCGCTCCCTGAACACGGCTGAACAGGAGCTGCAGGAAGCCCAGCAGCAGATTCTCATGCTGCAG ACGCAGATGGCTGACATGGAGCAATCCCACAGCGTGTGTGAAAGTTTGGTCAGGCAGCGTGATGAGACTCAGCAGGAGGCCGAGAGGCTGAGGGCCAGCTTCAGGGATCTGGAGAGGACTCTGGGCTCCAGGGAGCGCACACATCGGCACCGGGTCAAAGGTCTGGAGGAACAG GTGTCCACCTTGAAGGAGCAGCTACAACAGGAGATGAAACGACGACATCCTTCGCTTCCCTCCTCATTTCTGTCGACAACTAACTGA